From Cryobacterium sp. GrIS_2_6:
ACCGAGGCAGAGCTGCGGTTCGGCGTGCAGGTCAACACGTGGGGCGTCAACGAACTCGCGGAGGCCGTCGCCCAGGCCACGGAGGACCAGATCGACGCCCTCGTCGCCGAGTACGAGGAACTCTATGACGTCGCTCCTGAGCTACGGGCGGGCGCCGAGCGTCACGAGTCGCTGCGCTACGGTGCCGCGATCGAAATCGGCCTCCGGTCCTTCCTGGAAGCGGGCGGATTCGGCGCGTTCACCACGAGCTTCGAAGACCTCGGAGCCCTCCGCCAGCTCCCCGGACTCGCCGTGCAGCGCCTGATGGCCGACGGCTACGGCTTCGGCGCCGAAGGCGACTGGAAGACGGCAATCCTCGTGCACGCCGCCAACGTCATGGGCTCCGGGCTCCCCGGCGGCGCCTCCCTGATGGAGGACTACACCTACGACCTGACCCCCGGAGCGGAAGTCATCCTGGGTGCCCACATGCTCGAGGTCAGCCCGAGCCTGACAACCGCGAAGCCGACGCTCGAGATCCACCCGCTCGGCATCGGCGGCCGGGAAGACCCCGTGCGCCTCGTATTCACGGCAGATCCTGGACCCGCCGTCGTGGTTGCGATGAGTGACATGCGCGACAGGTTCCGCCTCGTCGCCAACGTCGTCGAGGTGGTCGAGCCCACCGCTCCCCTGCCGAAGCTGCCGGTCGGCCGCGCCGTCTGGAAGCCGGAACCGTCCTTCGCGGTCTCGGCGGCCGCGTGGCTCACCGCTGGTGCGGCGCACCACACCGTGATGTCGACCGCGGTCGGCCTCGAAGCGTTCACCGACTTCGCCGACATCGCGAAGACGGAGCTTCTCGTCATCGATGCGACGACAGACCTCCGGAGCTTCGAACACGGGATCCGCTGGAACCAGGCGTACTACCGGCTGGCCCAGGGCCTCTGAGTCTCTGAGTCTCTGAGTCTCTGAGCCTCTGAGCCTCTGAGCCCAGGATCGGATCGCCTGGCCGCTTTCGGCCAGGCGATCCGATCGCTGTGTCCCGGCGCAGCCCACCAGACCGGAGCAAGCGCTCTTGCCATTCCGATCAGGCCGGGCGCACCGCTCGGAGCGTCGCGAGGATCGCTTCCGGGCTGAAGATCTCCGGGTTGCGGATCGCCTGGATCGAGGCACCCTGGACCAGAGCGACCACCGTCTCCGCGAGTTCGTCACCCTGGACGCGGGTCCCGGTGGCGACCTCACGACAGACCGGCAAGAACGCCGCGAGGTAGCGCCCGAAGCTCGATTCGATGCGGGCGCGGAACAGGTCGTCACGTCGGGAGAAGTAGAACGCGAAGATCAGTTCGACCGCATCGTGGTACTCGACCAGGCGCTCCAGCTCGACCCGGATCATCCGCTCGAGGCGGTCCCACGGTTCCAGCCGGGCCAGGCCGGAGTCGGACAGGGCGTCGAGCGTGCCGTCGAGCAGTACGCCGAGCAGCGCCTCCAGCAGACCGTCTTTCGACTGGAAGTGGAAGAACACGAGGCCCGTGGAGATGCCGGCCGCGGTGGCCACCCGGCGCGCGGTGACGGCATCGAGACCCTCGCCGAGGGCGATCTCGTACGCCGCGGCGAGGATCGCGTCGCAGCGCTCCTGTTCGGGCTTCTTGGGGCCGCCCATCGATCAGCCGTCTCCCTCGGTACGCCGGGCGGCGCGATACCGGCGCCACGCCAGCCAGGCGCCAGAGGACCAGAGCGCCCACAGCATCAGCACGGGCTGGAACAGCAGCCGCACGCTGCGCTCGAGGTCGGTGTTCAGCCCGAAGGAATCGGTATGCGTCGCCAGCTGCGAGATATTGCCGGGGAAGATGGCAACGAAGAAGACCGCCACGATCCAGCCGACCTGCACCCGGTACCTGCCCAGGGCGAGTAGGGAAGCGCCGAGGACGATCTCGACGACGCCTGAGGCCAGGACGACGAAGTCCCCCGCCATCGGCACCCAGGTGGGCACCTGGGCGAGGAACGCCTCCCGGTTCACGGTGAGATGACTGATGCCGGCGAGAAGGAGGAAGGCTCCCAGCGTCATCCTGAAGACGGTGCGAAGCACGGTCGCGCGCGTCTTCTGAGGTGCGAGGAGGTTCATGCTGCGGCTTTCGTGGGGGCGTGCGAGGGAGAAGCGATGCTCCGACTCTACATTGATCACTCGGTCAATGATCACTCGGTCAATCGCGGAGACTTGGCACGGTCAGTCGGACCCGAAGTGATCTCGATGGTTGGTCGGGGTGGTGTTGAGGCGGCGCCGGAACGCTCGATTCATGGTTTCAGGGGTGCCGAATCCGCATGCTCGCGCGATCTCCTCCACTGTCAGCATCGTCGTCTCGAGAAGACTGCACGCTGCCTCCATCCGCACCGCCTCCACATGCTCGGCCGGCGTGATGCCTACCTCGGACTTGAATACCCGACTGAACTGGCGCTCCGAGAGGTGGGCGCGAGTGGCCATACCAGAGATGGAGAGATCGGCGGTCAGGTTGTCAGGGAGCCAGGCCAACACGTCACGGATGGGCTCGTCGTTCGCGGACTGTGCGGCCAGCAGCGCTGAGAACTGCGCCTGGCCGCCCGAACGGCGGAGGTACACGACAAGGCGCCGCGCTACGGTCGCAGCGGCCTTGCGGCCATGGTCATCGGCAACCAACGCCAAGGCCAAGTCGATTCCGGCCGTGACGCCGGCCGAGGTCCAGACGTTGCCGTCCTGCACATAGATGGCATCGGGGTCGACCATGACCTCCGGGTAGGCCCGCCCAAGCACCTCGCACTCGGCCCAGTGGGTGGTCGCGCGGCGACCGTCCAGAAGGCCCGCGGCAGCGAGTAGAAACGCGCCTGAGCACACGGATGCGACCCGCCGCGACACCAACGCCAGCCGCCGAATGCTGTCGACCAGCCTCGGATCGCCCGCAGCTTCCTCCATATCCCGGCCCCCGGCGACCACGAGAGTGTCGATGTTTCCGACCACTGCATCGATCGGTCCCGTCGCGAACTCGAGGCCGCTCGTCGATAGCACCGGCCCGCCATCGGTGCTCACGAGTTCCGTGGCGTACCGAGCGATCGGCAGGAATCGTGAGGCGGTGGAAAACACCTCAAGGGGCCCGGTCACGTCGAGGATCTGCACGGACGGGAACCCGACGATCACGATGCGTAGTTCGCTCACTGTCTTCCTCCGTGGCCGAGATCGTCAACAGCGTGTCCTAGGTGGGCCGACAACCGAACCCTACCGTGAAGTCATACCCGCAAACACGCACGTCGGCGCGGCGAATCCGCGACCCCCTTACCTCCCGAATCCGATGGAGCCTGATATGAACTTCCCCAGAATCGCACGCGCCGCCGGCATCGGCCTCGCTGTTGTCCTGGCTCTCACGGCCGTCTCGACGACCGTCAATGTGGCACTGAACACCTCGGAACACGCCGACCTCGTGCCGTATGGGAAGAAGGTCGCCATCGACGCCGGCGACATCAATGTCTACCGCAACGGCGGGACCGGGCCGACGATGGTGCTCCTGAGCGGGTATGGGACGCCGGCACCGGCAATCGACTTCGCCCCGCTCATCCGCCAGCTGAACGCGTTCAACGTCATCGTGGTCGAGGGCTTCGGCTACGGCTACAGTGACCTGAACGTCAGTGATCGCACCATCGAGAACATCACCCGCGAGCTGCACGAGGTCCTGGCCAAGCTTCGGGTGGACGAGCCGGTGATCCTGGTCGGCCATTCAATCGGCGGCATCTACGCCCGCTACTACGCGAACGCCTACCCGGACGAGGTGATGGCGATCGTTGGCGTCGACCCTACCGCCGCCCTGTCGTCGTCTCTTGATGAGGGCGCACCCTCGACCGTCGAGAGCATGCAGGCCGCGACCGGGCTCTTCCGCGTGGTCACGACGATCGCACCCGACCTGGTTCAGCCTCCAGGGTCTGCCTATACGGCGGAGGAGCGGCACCGCATCGCCGTGATGACCAACTGGAACTACGTCAACGCGTCGGTCTCCGACGAATGGAGCCGCATCGGCGCCAACTCGACCAAAACCGCGATGCAGCCGTTCGCCTCGGACCTGCCGGTGCTCGAGATCCTCTCGAGCGACAGCGTTCGGACGATGCCCCAATGGTTGCCGAACCACGAGGCCGAACTCGAGAACGTCACGACGCACGAACTCAACGTGCTCGAAGGAAGCCACTACTTGCATTGGACGCAGTCCCCGGCGTTCGCTCGGATAATCTCCGACTTCCTTTCCCGTCTCACCCGCTAACCCCCCGCTCACCAGGAGATCGTCGTGTCAAAAATCGCCCGCCGAGTCGGCAGCATCACACTCGCCACTACCCTCACTATTACCGCCTTCGCCGCCATAGCGGTCACCGGGTTGTCCCAATCGAGCGCTGAGACTGCCTCCGCGGCGAGCATCGGGGCGCCACCCCCTCAGCCTGGCGCCGTGCCGCTCCACGGGCAGTTCGTCGTTGCGGTCATTCTCGGCCGGTCCGGATCCGACACCGCCGACGTTCTCGCGCCATATGACGTTCTGGCCAGTTCACCCGACTTCTTCGTCTACACGATTGCCGCCTCCGCCGCCCCGGCGGTCGTCGACGGTGGCATGTGGGTCGTGCCGACCCACACTTTTGGTGAGGTGGCGGCTGGTGCTGCACCCACGCCTGACCTGGTCGTGGTGCCGGCCGTGAACAGTCCGTCGGGGCCCGAGGAGGCCGCGGCGCGCGAGTTCATCGTCAACCAGTACAACGCGGGCGCTCGCATCCTCGGCATTTGTGCGGGCTCCCGGCTGCTCGCCGCCTCCGGAGTTCTCGATGGGCTTCGCGCGACGTCCCATTGGTCCCGAATCGCCGCGCTCAGAACTTCGAACCCCGAGGTTTCCTGGGTCACCGGACAGCGCTACGTCCAAGACGGCCGAGTAACGACTACCGGTGGCGTGACCTCCAGCATCCCGGGCTCACTCAAAGTCATCGCCGACATGGCCGGTGATGCGGAAGCCAACCGGGTCGGCGAATCCGTCGGCTACCCAGGCTTGAAACTAGATGGTCCGACGGCGATGCCCGTCAAAGTCTTTGGGTTCGAAGACGCTGCCATTCTCATGAACACGGCTTTCCCTTGGGGGCGACCGAGGGTTGCCGTCGAGCTGAAAGATGGCGTCGAGGAGATCGATGCCGCTGCAATCTTCGAGGTCTATGGATACTCGCAAGGTGCCACCACCTCCGCCCTGTCGGCGAAAGGGTTCGTAACGACCAAGCACGGCCTCGTTGTGAAGACCTCGATTCTCGATGGCGCGACGACCACGGTGGTTGCCGGCGAACTCGGTGCACCAGGAAGCCCGCAGGGCTTCGACGCCGCCTTCGAACAACTGTCGAGGAGCAGCAGTTCGTCGGTCGTCCAGTCCGTGTCCAAGATGATCGAGTACCCCCTCGATCGGGTCAGACAGGAGAGGGCACCGCTGATCGCGCAAGCACGTACTTCGCTTCTCCTGGTTCTCGGCCTCCTGCTTGCGGTCGGCGTCGGAATGCTGCCCACCATCATCCTCGGCTTCGTCCGACGCCGCATGAGGGCTCGCGCCTGATAGTGCAACGGCGGCTACGACGTGCTGCACTACGACCTCGCCCTTCGTCACGCGCCACCGAGGGACCCCGCGGTACTGGTAGGACGCCTCAGCGGCGTCGCGACCATCACACTCCGCGCGAAGCAGAACCTGCCGTCGCTCAACTTCGATTTGCGCGGTCTCGACGTCACGTCGGTCCGGGTGGACGGCAAGGCGGCGGCGCACGGGCTCACCGTCGGTCTGCTGCCGAAGCTCACGGAGGGACAGTCCACAACGATCATCGTCGAGTACGGGGGAAGCACCGGGCGGCCGCTCGACACGACCGGCGCCCTCTATGGATGGGTCACGACTGCGGATGGCGCGATCGTGGTCAACGAACCCGATGGCGCCTCGACCTGGTATCCCGTGAACGACGACCCGCACGATAAGGCCACGTATTCGTTCCACATCACGGTGCCGGCTGGAAAGGCGGCCGTTGCGAACGGTCTGGCGGCCGGCCCGCCACGGACCAAAGCCGGGTGGACCACCTGGTCATCGCAGGCGACGGACCCGATGTCCAGTTACCTGTCGACGGCGACGGTCGGTGACTTCACCCTGGCCACCCATACGGGCCCGCGCGGTCTCCCGATAGTCAGTGGTCCCTGAACTCGGGCACCAATGGTTCGGCGATTCGGTGACGCCATCTGACTGGAAGGACATCTGGCTGAACGAAGGCTGGGCCACCTACGTCGAATGGCTGCGGGCCGAGCATCAAGGCACTGCGACGATGCCTGCGCAGTTTGCCGACGCGGTGTCATACCTGGACGCGAACAACGGCTGGACGCTCAACATCGCAGACCCAGGTCGCGATGATCTCTTCGCGGCTCCGGTCTACCTGCGGGGAGCGGCCGACCTGCACGCGTTGCGCGCGAAGGTCGGCGACAAGGCGTTCTTCGCGGGCGCCGCTTATATGCCGCCGTCGAAGTCGGCTATTTTCCAGGCGCGTCGACGGCTCGGATTTGAATCGGTGCGGGATCTGTTTGCCCGAGTCGCGCGGCCCCTGGCCGGGCCGGACACGCCGGGTTCGTGGTTGGCTGGGCGGCGTTTGATGTCCATCGACGGAACGATTCTGGATCTGGCCGACAGCGTGGTGAATGCAGAGTTCTTTGGCCGGCCGCCAGTCAGCCGTGGCGAGCAATCTGCCTTCCCACAGGCGCGCCTGGTGGCGTTGGCCGAGTGCGGGACGCATACGATTCTGGATGCGGCGATAGGCCCATGCAGGACGTCGGAAATTGAACTCTCACGGGAGCTCGCCGGGCGCTTCGGGCCGGGCATGCTGGTCCTGGCCGACCGTGGCTTCCCGGGGCGGCAGTCGACAGCACCGTTGACCGTGCGGGTCGTGGACTACACGATCGACGACGGCCGCGACAATCCCGATGGCTACCGGTTGCTGACAACGATCCTTGATCCGGGTGAGGCATCTGCGGAAGAGCTCGCGACCGTGTACTCAGAACGGTGGGAGATCGAGTCTGTGTTCGATGAGTTGAAAGCGCATCAGCGCGCCCAGCGCATGGTGATGCGGTCCAAGGCCCCGGACCTGGTCAAGCAGGAAATCTGGGGCCACCTCTGCTGCCACTACGCGATCCGAACCCTGATGATCGAGGCCGCACAACACGCTCACCGCGACCCCGACCGGGTCTCCTTCGTCGCCGAACTCCGCATCGCCCGCTGCCCCGTAGCCCCGTAGCCCCGTAGCCCCGTAGCCCCGTAGCCCCGTAGCCCAGGGCGATTTTCCCCCCCTCCGCGACCTGACCAAGGGAGGCACACCCGCTTTCGTTTTCTCGGCCGTCGTTGCCTCCGCGGGGCTAGTGGGCAATAATCGAGCTCACCTGAAAGTATCGTGCGTGTTCAGATTGTTGGCGCGCAGGTGAGTATGAAATGGATACGCCATGGTGTCAGTGCAGACAACCGGAGTCACACGCGGTGCGGAGCCAGTTACAGGCGGACAGGCCGCGTTCGTTTATCTTCGGCGCCGCATACTGTCGGGTGAGATTCCCGCCCGAGCGGTGCTCCGGGAGCAGTCCTTGGCCGAAGAATTGGGTCTGAGCCGGACCCCGGTTCGCGAGGCCTTGCGTCGCTTGGACGAAGCCGGTTTCGTTGACTTCACACCCAATCGTGGTGCGACGGTTGCCTCGTGGACTCAGGAACAGGTGCGGGAGACGTATTACCTGCGCGCAGGCCTGGAGAGTAGAGCTGCCGGTTTGGCTGCCACCCGGATCGGCGATGAAATTCTCGGACAACTAGCTGATCTCATCGTGTCGATGGACGAATTCGTACTCGCCACTGACGATGAAGGGGTTACCCGGCTTGGCGAGCTCAACGCCGAATTCCATCACATCAGCGTGGCGGCGTCGGGGAATCAGCAGCTGATCCATCTGACCGATTCTGTTGGCCGTATCCCGATGATGGCGCAGGTTTTTCGCCGCGATGGTGGGAGATTTCGGGCAGGCAGCAATCATCATCACCGCGACATACTCACGGCGCTTCGGACACACGACGCCGTCTGGGCCGAAGCAATGATGCGCGCTCACATTCTCGGCGCTCGGAACGCAATCCTGGATGGGGACAGCACGGATCTCGACACTGCGTAGTCACACGCGGGCAGGTGTCTGGGGGCGTAGGGCGGCCCGTTGCAGCGGAGATTCCTGCGTCAGTCCTGTCGTTGTTCAGACATGTAGAAGGATGCCGCTGGTCTCGCCGCGCCTGAGGGTTCAGGGCTGGTCTCGCTCAGTCAGGACCTCAGATGATGAGCTGCGGCAGTGTGATCGTCGGGCATGACTGGTAGATGATGTTGGCCGGGTTTAGTAGACGTCGTCCCAGTGGTCCTCGGTCGACCAGTCTTCGGACGCTGATGCCACTGCACGTGTGACGATGCTTTCAGTACTGGACACCGAAGCGAGAGAGTTGATGTCGTAGCGAAGGACGGACACGGCGTGGTGCGTCACCGGTTCGTCACCCACAGTATTCTCGGGAATGCTGATGAGTTCGCTGCCGGAGGCAAGGAGAAGGCGAATGAGTATTTCGCTACCGTCTGCTGTGTAGGACGGCACCTCTACTACTTCGGATTTGTGCCACTCGCTGAGCGTTGCGGCGAACTCCAGGAGCGCATCCGCAACGGTATTTGTGGTTAGGAACGTCGTTCCGCAGTAAGACATTCTCTTCACAGTTGCCCCGGTTTCTGCGCTGCAGCAGCTCGAAAACATTCGTAATCTTGCCGGGCCCCTTCCATCCCTGTATCCGGCCGACGTGAGTCAGAAGTACACGTTGCCTTGAAATGCGCGCGAATAGATGTGCATGGTGTTCGGCGAAGTTGCGGAGATCGAAGGAGGCGTTGTTGTGAGCCTGCTATCTCATCGATATGCACATCATGTCAACCTGGTTGCGCATGGACAGATACGAGTTCAGGGTGTACGCATGAGACGAATTACGTTCGGCGGTGCCTCGTTCCTGACGGCAGATCGAATCGCAGACTCCCTCGTCAGTCTCTTGGTGGTGCTCAACGCCAAACATAAGTCTGCAGTCGCGTTAATCCCAGTGGTGTTGATCGGGGGCGCAGTGGTGACGGCAACACTTCTCCTCGGGCCGACAAGCGCTTTCGTCGCTATCCCGGAAGAATCCTTCTGGCCTGAACCCGATGCCGCAGACGCCGTTATGCACCTTGAGTTTCTCGGCCAGGCGGCGTCCACTCCTGGAGAGACCGGGTATTCAGAGACGGTTGCTGTCCCTAGCTACGAATGGGGTGACCCGGACTTGCATGAATTCTGGTGAAGCTGGACGTCAGTAGGGAGAAGATTCACCCCCAAAATGGTCACTCCCAGGAGGCCGGGCGAAGTTCCGGGAGCCGCCGGAGTGATGAACCGCTCGACGAAGCGGAGGGGAGCCGGGCTCGGTACTGCCAAGGCAGGCGATGCGTCAACAAACGAGCACCACATGCGAGAATCACGGGCAGATTGAGATGAGGAAGCACAATGATCGCCGTCCGATTGCAGACGCGAACGGGAGAGGATATCGAAGTCCGCGCTTTGTCCGGTTGCGATGGAGGATCATTGACCGCCGCATTGCCACAGACATCGCTCTTTGCCTGGTTGGCTTCATCGCCAAGAACCACGGCAGTTTTGAAGTGATGGTATTCCTTGACCCGGTGGAGCGCGCCGTCTTCCCGACTCTCGCGGGAGCAATGTCGTATTTCGTGAATTCGTCGTCCAACATTCTTGACTGCAACATTTTGCGCTAGCGAACTACTTTGGACTTTGAGGCGTGGTGCGCCCAGAAGCCACAACCTGCAGCTCCCGCAATATCTGCAGTTGCTGAGTGTTGATCGCCATCAACAGCTCGATCTCTTTTTTCGATTCCACATTCGTGTCGAGATCGTGTTGGGCCATCACTCCTGCAATAGCGTCCTGACGCTTAGCGGCTATGAGCAAGATTGCACCCTGCAGCCCGGCGAGCATCGACAAAAATAGATTCAGCAGGATATACGGGTACGGATCCCACGCCTTCTCCGACAAAGCTGCCCACAAAAGGCCAACTCCCCATTCCGTTCCGCACCACGTCCGCCGCACGCTGGCCTCTGGTCAGGGAATCCCGATGTTTCTCATGCCACGTCTGGGGTTTGTTGTTCATGACCCACAGCCTAACTTCAGTCGATATTGGGCTCCGCGTGGTTCCACTGACCGCGTGCGGCCAACGCCCTTTAAAAGCAACTCACGAAGGACACCACACGAGGGCTCTTGGCCAGTCTGCCGTGCTCGCCCTGCTGGGAGACCTCAAATTCACCGATGTCACCGATCGCATCCGCGTAGCGACCGAAACCCTCCACCAAGAACTCATCGACGCGGAAGCGGTCGCTTCATCGACGCCGCCTGTTCGGGCGCATCGGCGACCGCAGCAGCTTCATTGTGTCCATTGCGAAACTATCGAGCACAAGGCCCACTTTGTCCCGGGGTCCGTTGTCACGGGCGCCCGGTGACGAAGTCTCGGTGTGCCACGCTCAGTCTGGCGCCCTGCGCGGGCACCGAAGGACGCCTTCAAGCGTCTTCCAAAGAATTCTCTCAGTCCGTCGCAGCGTGCGAGCGTTGCACGTATTGAGGCATTGCCAGGTCTTCTATCAGGAACCATGGACTCCGCCACCGTTCGATTTCGTCCCGATCGTGCGCACGCCGTTGGCGCTACGACAACCCGCATTCGTGCCGCTTGTCCGGCGCTGGCGGCACGGACGACGAGCGGAATGGCCCCTTCTGCCCGCTGTGGACTACCGGGCAAAAGGGGCCGGTTCTTAGTTGGCGCCGCTCGTGTTGATCTTGCCGTTGACGCCCGCCGGGTAGAAACCGCCCGAGCGTACCTTCTTCGGGTTGAGGTAGGCGATGTTGAGCACTTGTCCGGTGGTGCGGCTGAAGGCCAGCCCGTTGTTGTCCGTTGGAACGAGATTCGCCTTGTCGGCCGTGCCGATGCCCTGGTCGAGATCGGTGGACCCGTCGAGGCTGTCCCTCGCATCCGAGATCTTCTGCACGCTGGAGTAGATGGCCGGCGTGTTGACGCCGAGGGCATAAAGCGTTGTACGGATGATCCCGGCGTGATATGCCTCCACCGCCAGCAGGCCGGCCGCCGCGTCCAGGTAGGTTTTATTGCTGATCAGCGGTGCGGCGCCCTTGTAGGAGGTCACGCCGACGTCCTCAAAGATGAAGGCGCCAAACAAGAAGTTGACCTCGTTGGCGTACACGTCGAACTGCTCGGTGCTCCCGATCAGACCGGCGGCGCGGGCCGCTGCGGTGAAGCTGGAGTCGAGGCTCAGCTTCGGCCGGGACACGGCAGCATTCCCCAGTGCGCTGCGAAGGAAGGCCACGTGGGACTTCTCGTCGGCCGCGATCTCTTCGGCGTACTTGCGAATCAGCGGGGTGTCGAAGGAGACGGCACGCCCGCCGGAGACGCTGCCGCGATCGCCGCGACCAGTCGTCATATCGTCGGGCAATCCGGAGCCGGTAACCGCCCGCAGGTAGAACTCCGCCTCGAGGTACTCAAGGTTCAAGGCGAAGTTGAGGATGGACGAGTCGCTGGGCCCGTCTCCGTTGTCGCCGTCGTCGTGGCCGCTTTCGCCAGCGAAAGCTGGTTGACCGGCCAGGAGCACCGCCGAACCGACACCGAACCCGGCAACGCCGGCGGCCTGGAAGAAACGCCTCCGATCGAGGGGCGATTCTGCGCTCCTGCCGATCGCATGAGTGATGAATTTTTGGTCGAACATCGACTTCTCCTGCCATTGTGGGTCAATGGCGCGGCCGGGACCCCCAGTTCGCACCCGTGTCGCGTCGGTGCATCCGTCCTCGCATCACAGTCAGGTAACGGTGACTTCAAAAGGCTAACTGGCGCCCAACGCGTACGGAAGATGAGACAACCTCATGATTTCAGAAGATGAAAACTTCATGCTCTTGGGAATCGACTTTGCCTTTTGCTGCAATATAACGCTCCTTCCCCTGACCCGAACGCGCCTTGACGGTGTAGGTTGCTGAGACATTCTCAGAACTGAGAGGACACACCATATGTTGGGGAATTTGACTGGATGGCATTTCCTGATCATCCTCGCGATCATTTTGCTGCTTTTTGGCGCACCCAAACTTCCCGGGCTGGCGCGCAGTGTGGGGCAGTCGATGAAGATCCTCAAGGCTGAGATCAAAACGGAACCAGACGTCTACGACACGCCCGTCCCAGACACCTCCGTCCCGGCGCCCGCCCCGCCAGGGCGCAGCGCGCAGAGCGCGACACCGTCGGGCCCGGCCGGGCCGCCTCCGGCGCCGTAGGCATCATGTTCGTTGGCGCTCGCTCGCGTGCGGACCCGAACGGGCAGATGACCCTGGGCCAGCATCTTCTGGAACTGCGAAAGCGCCTGTTCTTCGCGGCGGCCGGGATCCTGATCGGCGCCCTGGCAGGCTGGTTTCTTTCTGGATTCGTGTGGGACGCGCTCCGAGAGCCGATCTACGCGATCGTGCATGCGCAGCATCGGAACGCCCAGATCAACTACCCCGATATCACGTCCGCGTTCGACCTGAAACTGAAAATCTCCCTCTACGTGGGCCTGGTCGTGTCGAGCCCGGTGTGGCTGTACCAGGTCTTCGCGTTCTTGATGCCGGGCTTGACACGCACCGAGAAGCGCTACACCTTCGGGTTTTTCTTCACCGCCGTTCCCCTTTTCCTGGCCGGCTGTGCTGCAGGCTGGTACGTCCTCCCCCACGTCGTGGAACTCATGACCGGATTTGCCCCCACCCAGGACGCCGCGTTCATCAACGCCCAAAACTACTTCGACTTCGTCCTGAAACTCGTCGTCGCGATCGGAGTCGCGTTCGTCCTTCCGGTCTTCCTCGTTTTGCTGAACTTCGCCGGCGTTATCAGCGCCCACTCCATCATCAAGTCCTGGCGAATCGCGTGCCTGATCATTATCCTGTTCACCGCTATCGCCACCCCCGCCGCGGACGTCGTCTCTATGTTCCTTCTGGCCATCCCGATGGTGCTGCTCTACTTCGCCGCCTACGGCATCGCCTCTCTCCACGACCGCCGACTCGCCAAACGCACCCGCGACGCGGAGGCAGGTATGACCGCGTAGCCTGATGAAGTTCGCAACATCAACGAGCGTCGTCAGACCCCGGCGGGACTGACTGGGGGGGGTCCGGACTCCGGCGGTGCCGCCGCTGGTACCGGCGAGATCGTGTCTGCCGCGCCGCTGGACGGGGAAAGCGGGTCGGCGCTCGGTCGCCGGGGTGGGCTCGGAACATGGGGCGCTACGTCGCCAGCATCCAGGAGGACATCCCTGATGATCCGGCGGGGGTCGTACTTGCGTGGGTCGTACTTCTTCCAGTCGACGTCGTCAAAGTCTGGGCCCATTTCATCTCGCAACCGATCCGACGCCCCCGACGCCAACATCCGCAACTGCCGCACCACACGACCCAACACTGCTGCGTAATGCGGGAGCCTGTCCGGGCCCAGCAAAAAGACCGCCACCACTCCGATCAACACCAGCTTCTCAAACGTCAAACCAAACATGCGCACACAATAGCCCGACTCCGTTCTCAGGGCTGCCGCACCATACCGTCGGCGGGGTCTGTCAAGTCTTTGGCGCTGACCCCGGGGAGTGAACATTCTCTCTTGTGAGGTGTCCACTCTCCGGGGTCAAGGCCTGTGTCAGGAGTTACACCGAAAATCGCATAGGGAACGCTCGGTGAGCGCTCCCTATCGGTACTCGGACCGGCTATCGCGATTGCAGGGGCAGCTGCAGGTATGAGGCGTGCTCGCCTCCGGTGTGAACAACGTGCTGGCCGCTGTTCGCGCCGACGTACTCGCGGATACCGGGCATCATCGTGCCGAGCAGGTTGCGGGAGCTGACTACGAAGCGCAGCTGCTCGCCC
This genomic window contains:
- a CDS encoding DJ-1/PfpI family protein — protein: MPLHGQFVVAVILGRSGSDTADVLAPYDVLASSPDFFVYTIAASAAPAVVDGGMWVVPTHTFGEVAAGAAPTPDLVVVPAVNSPSGPEEAAAREFIVNQYNAGARILGICAGSRLLAASGVLDGLRATSHWSRIAALRTSNPEVSWVTGQRYVQDGRVTTTGGVTSSIPGSLKVIADMAGDAEANRVGESVGYPGLKLDGPTAMPVKVFGFEDAAILMNTAFPWGRPRVAVELKDGVEEIDAAAIFEVYGYSQGATTSALSAKGFVTTKHGLVVKTSILDGATTTVVAGELGAPGSPQGFDAAFEQLSRSSSSSVVQSVSKMIEYPLDRVRQERAPLIAQARTSLLLVLGLLLAVGVGMLPTIILGFVRRRMRARA
- a CDS encoding alpha/beta hydrolase — translated: MNFPRIARAAGIGLAVVLALTAVSTTVNVALNTSEHADLVPYGKKVAIDAGDINVYRNGGTGPTMVLLSGYGTPAPAIDFAPLIRQLNAFNVIVVEGFGYGYSDLNVSDRTIENITRELHEVLAKLRVDEPVILVGHSIGGIYARYYANAYPDEVMAIVGVDPTAALSSSLDEGAPSTVESMQAATGLFRVVTTIAPDLVQPPGSAYTAEERHRIAVMTNWNYVNASVSDEWSRIGANSTKTAMQPFASDLPVLEILSSDSVRTMPQWLPNHEAELENVTTHELNVLEGSHYLHWTQSPAFARIISDFLSRLTR
- a CDS encoding TetR family transcriptional regulator; its protein translation is MGGPKKPEQERCDAILAAAYEIALGEGLDAVTARRVATAAGISTGLVFFHFQSKDGLLEALLGVLLDGTLDALSDSGLARLEPWDRLERMIRVELERLVEYHDAVELIFAFYFSRRDDLFRARIESSFGRYLAAFLPVCREVATGTRVQGDELAETVVALVQGASIQAIRNPEIFSPEAILATLRAVRPA
- a CDS encoding helix-turn-helix domain-containing protein; the protein is MIVGFPSVQILDVTGPLEVFSTASRFLPIARYATELVSTDGGPVLSTSGLEFATGPIDAVVGNIDTLVVAGGRDMEEAAGDPRLVDSIRRLALVSRRVASVCSGAFLLAAAGLLDGRRATTHWAECEVLGRAYPEVMVDPDAIYVQDGNVWTSAGVTAGIDLALALVADDHGRKAAATVARRLVVYLRRSGGQAQFSALLAAQSANDEPIRDVLAWLPDNLTADLSISGMATRAHLSERQFSRVFKSEVGITPAEHVEAVRMEAACSLLETTMLTVEEIARACGFGTPETMNRAFRRRLNTTPTNHRDHFGSD
- the araA gene encoding L-arabinose isomerase gives rise to the protein MSNRITPDLTSYEVWFLTGSQNLYGEETLRQVAEQSRAISDTLAAASDIPITIVWKPVLKDSESIKRAILEANAADNVIGLIAWMHTFSPAKMWISGLDALQKPLLHFHTQANVELPWADIDMDFMNLNQAAHGDREFGYIQTRLGVARKTVVGHATSPAVTAQIGTWTRAAAGWAATKSLKLARFGDNMRYVAVTEGDKTEAELRFGVQVNTWGVNELAEAVAQATEDQIDALVAEYEELYDVAPELRAGAERHESLRYGAAIEIGLRSFLEAGGFGAFTTSFEDLGALRQLPGLAVQRLMADGYGFGAEGDWKTAILVHAANVMGSGLPGGASLMEDYTYDLTPGAEVILGAHMLEVSPSLTTAKPTLEIHPLGIGGREDPVRLVFTADPGPAVVVAMSDMRDRFRLVANVVEVVEPTAPLPKLPVGRAVWKPEPSFAVSAAAWLTAGAAHHTVMSTAVGLEAFTDFADIAKTELLVIDATTDLRSFEHGIRWNQAYYRLAQGL